The following proteins come from a genomic window of Venturia canescens isolate UGA chromosome 4, ASM1945775v1, whole genome shotgun sequence:
- the Lis-1 gene encoding lissencephaly-1 homolog: MKMVLSQRQREELNKAIADYLSTNGYQDALEAFKRETDMPGEVERKYGGLLEKKWTSVIRLQKKVMELESKLSEAEKEFIEGAPTRGKRLSCEWIPRPPEKHCLTGHRSPINRVIFHPVFSLIVSASEDATIKVWDFESGDFERTLKGHTDSVQDIAFDPSGKLLVSCSADMSIKLWDFHQSFACVKTMHGHDHNVTSVAFVPQGDLVVSASRDKTIKIWEVATGYCVKTLTGHREWVRMARVSPCGELIASCSNDQTIRIWHMATKESKFELRDHDHVVECITWAPDSARAAINAAAGADNKGAHAGPFLASGSRDKTIRVWDVGAGVCLFTLLGHDNWVRGIAFHPGGKFIVSVSDDKTLRVWDTRNKRAMKTLDAHVHFCTSVDFHKSHPYVVTGSVDQTVKIWECR, translated from the exons AAATAAGGCGATTGCGGATTATTTAAGTACCAATGGTTATCAGGATGCCCTTGAGGCATTCAAGAGAGAAACAGACATGCCTGGCGAGGTTGAACGAAAATACGGTGGACTccttgagaaaaaatggacCTCCGTTATTCGACTGCAGAAAAAG GTAATGGAATTAGAGTCTAAGCTATCCGAGGCCGAAAAGGAATTCATAGAGGGTGCACCAACGCGGGGAAAAAGGTTGTCGTGCGAGTGGATACCTAGGCCACCTGAAAAACACTGTTTAACCGGACACAGATCGCCGATAAACAGAGTTATTTTTCATCCTGTATTCAGTCTCATTGTATCCGCAAGTGAAGATGCTACGATCAAg GTATGGGACTTCGAGAGCGGCGACTTCGAGCGTACTTTGAAAGGTCATACAGACAGCGTGCAGGACATCGCTTTCGATCCATCTGGGAAGCTTCTGGTATCGTGCAGCGCTGACATGTCCATAAAGCTGTGGGATTTTCATCAGTCGTTTGCGTGCGTTAAGACGATGCACGGACACGACCACAATGTAACTTCGGTGGCGTTTGTGCCACAAGGAGATTTGGTTGTGAGCGCATCGCGCGACAAAACCATCAAAATATGGGAAGTTGCAACGGGCTATTGCGTCAAGACTCTTACCGGTCACAGAGAATGGGTCAGAATGGCGAGGGTTAGTCCGTGTGGCGAATTAATTGCCAGTTGCTCCAATGATCAAACCATTCGAATTTGGCATATGGCTACTAAAGAGAGCAAG TTCGAACTTCGAGACCACGACCACGTGGTTGAATGCATCACTTGGGCACCGGACAGTGCGAGAGCAGCGATAAATGCCGCAGCCGGAGCAGACAACAAGGGGGCTCACGCGGGTCCTTTCCTTGCTTCCGGATCACGTGACAAAACCATACGAGTTTGGGACGTCGGTGCCGGTGTTTGCCTCTTCACGCTTCTCGGACATGACAATTGGGTGCGCGGAATCGCCTTCCATCCCGGTGGTAAATTTATTGTCAGTGTTTCCGACGACAAGACCCTACGAGTTTGGGACACGCGCAACAAGCGAGCGATGAAAACCCTCGATGCTCACGTACATTTTTGTACATCTGTCG ATTTCCACAAGAGCCATCCGTACGTAGTGACCGGAAGCGTCGATCAGACGGTCAAGATTTGGGAATGTCGCTAG